The window GGCGCGGTCCTCGGCGTCTTCTACGACGGCGGTACGAGCGGACGTGCCACCCAGGCCGTAAGCCTCAACCAGGCCTGCCCGGCCAAGCCGTTCCTCACCTCGTACAAGGGAGTTCGCGTCACATGCGCGAAGCCCGGCGCGGACTACAGCCACGCTGTGACCGTCCCCGTGCGCGGCAACGCCCCGGCGGACCCTGTCGTCCCCGCCGACGCGGTCACCGCGAGCGGAAGCGGCCTCGACCCGCACATCAGCCCTGCGTACGCGACGCTCCAGGCACCGCGGATCGCTCGTGAGCGCGGAGCGAGCGTGGCCGGCGTACGCAAGCTGATCGAGAAGTACACCACCGGCCGCGCGCTCGGCGTGCTCGGGGAGCGCGGCGTCAATGTCGTCGAGCTCAACATCGCCCTCGACCGTACGTATCCGAAGCAGGGAGCCTGATCATGGCGGCCTGGATCCAGGCATCGCTCGTCCTCGCCGTGGTCGTGGGGCTGCACGTCCCGCTCGGCGACTACATGGCCCGCGTCCTCGACGGCGGGAAGCACTGGCGGGGAGAGAGAACCCTCTACCGCGTCTGCGGAATCGACCCGGACAAGGAGCAGACCTGGCGGCACTACCTCACCGCCCTGATCGCCTTCTCCGTCATGAGCATCGCGGCGCTCTTCGCCCTCTTCACCCTTCAGGGAAAGCTTCCCTGGTCGACGGGGCACGAGGGCATGCCGTGGCGGCTCGCGCTGCACACCGCCGTCTCCTTCACGACGAACACCAGCTGGCAGAACTACGCGGGCGAGTCGACCACCGGGCATCTCGCCGTCATGGCGGGCCTGGGTGTCCAGGCGTTCGCGTCGGCGGCGGTCGGCATCTGTGTGGCCCTCGCCCTGGTCCGGGGCCTGGTCCGGCGGTCCACGGACGACCTCGGCAACTTCTGGGTCGACCTGCTGCGCACGATCTTCCGCGTCCTGGTGCCGATCGCGGTCGTCGGCGGCCTGATCCTGATGGCCGGCGGTGTCGTCCAGAGCCTCGGCGCCGGACACACCTTCACCACGGTCACGGGTGGCAAGCAGACGATCCTCGAGGGACCTGTCGGCTCCTGGGAACCGATCAAGCTGTTCACCGGTGACGGCGGCGGTGTCTTCAACGCCAACAGCGCCCACCCCTTCGAGAACCCGAGCGCCTGGACCAACGCCTTCGAGATCGTGCTGATGCTGCTCATCCCGACGGCCTGCATCCGCATGTTCGGCCGGATGATCGGCAGCCTGAAGCAGAGCTGGACCCTGCTCACCGTCGTCGGCATCCTCTTCGGCCTGCTCCTCGCGGCCGGCACGCTGGCCCAGACCGCGCACACCGGCACGGTCACGCAGGCGGTCGGCGGACAGTACGAGGGCACGGAGACCCGGTTCGGCATCCCCGGCTCCACCCTGTTCGGCGTGAGCGCCACGGGCTCGGCGGACGGCGCGGCGAACTCCTCGTACGACAGTTTCTCCAGCCTGGGCGGCGGAGTGCTGTTGTCCGCGATGATGCTCGGCGAGATCGCGCCAGGCGGCACGGGCAGCGGGCTGTACGGCCTGATCGTGGTCGTGCTCGTGGCCGTCTTCATCGGCGGGCTGATGGTCGGCCGTACGCCCGAATACCTGCGCAAGCGGATCGGGTACGGGGAGATGCGCTGGGTCGTCGTGTACGCGCTGATCCCGCCCACGGTGATCCTCGCCTGCACGGGTATCGCGCTCGCCTTCGGCGATGGCGGGACCTCGATGGGCAACCCGGGAGCGCACGGCCTGACCGAGCTCATCTACGCCTACACCAGCAACACCAACAGCAACGGCAGCGCGATGGCGGGCTTCAACGGCGCGACCGACTTCCACAACCTGCTGATGGTGTTCGCGATGCTGGCCGGCCGCTACCTCCCGATGGCCTGCGTCCTGGCCCTGGCCGGACGCCTCGCCAAGCAGCAACCGGGCGTCGTCACAGTCGGCACGCTGCGCGCGCAGGGCGTCAACTTCGTCGTCCTGGCCACTGCGGCGGCCGTCATCCTGGCGCTGCTCAACTTCCTCCCGGCGCTGTCCCTCGGCCCCATCGCCGACGGACTGCTGTAGCGGCCCGAGTACCGGCTGAGCCTGCGATCGTCACAGACTCAGCCGGTACGGCACGACACACACGGCGACGTCGGTACCGGCGTCGCCGACTCACAGTGCTCGGACTTCTGCTGCTGGTCGAGCCCACCGCGCCCTTCACACGAACTGCGGACCGGTCGCGTGGTCGCAGCACCGGTGGCGGCGAAAGCGGCAGACCTCATCCCCGCCTGTCCGTCGGATGCGGCTGCACCCCAGTCATGAGGATGTCCAGGCCACGCCGTGTCGTCGCCAGCACGACGCGATCGCCCGCACGCAGCACCCGCCCGTGCGACGGGCGCCAGTCGAAGCCGGGTCGGCGTAACCGGATGCCGGTGAGGGTATCCGTCGAGGA is drawn from Streptomyces sp. NBC_01717 and contains these coding sequences:
- a CDS encoding potassium-transporting ATPase subunit C, with translation MTRIPHWLAQHIAALRVVLVLTLLTGLAYPLAMVAAAQVPGLGGTSEVTGADGRPAGSSLIGQTFTDARGNPVKQYFQSRPSNAGTGYDATASGAGNQGPESVVDTKDKPSLLTLVCGRSKAVGDLEGVDGSRPYCTDDGVGAVLGVFYDGGTSGRATQAVSLNQACPAKPFLTSYKGVRVTCAKPGADYSHAVTVPVRGNAPADPVVPADAVTASGSGLDPHISPAYATLQAPRIARERGASVAGVRKLIEKYTTGRALGVLGERGVNVVELNIALDRTYPKQGA
- the kdpA gene encoding potassium-transporting ATPase subunit KdpA is translated as MAAWIQASLVLAVVVGLHVPLGDYMARVLDGGKHWRGERTLYRVCGIDPDKEQTWRHYLTALIAFSVMSIAALFALFTLQGKLPWSTGHEGMPWRLALHTAVSFTTNTSWQNYAGESTTGHLAVMAGLGVQAFASAAVGICVALALVRGLVRRSTDDLGNFWVDLLRTIFRVLVPIAVVGGLILMAGGVVQSLGAGHTFTTVTGGKQTILEGPVGSWEPIKLFTGDGGGVFNANSAHPFENPSAWTNAFEIVLMLLIPTACIRMFGRMIGSLKQSWTLLTVVGILFGLLLAAGTLAQTAHTGTVTQAVGGQYEGTETRFGIPGSTLFGVSATGSADGAANSSYDSFSSLGGGVLLSAMMLGEIAPGGTGSGLYGLIVVVLVAVFIGGLMVGRTPEYLRKRIGYGEMRWVVVYALIPPTVILACTGIALAFGDGGTSMGNPGAHGLTELIYAYTSNTNSNGSAMAGFNGATDFHNLLMVFAMLAGRYLPMACVLALAGRLAKQQPGVVTVGTLRAQGVNFVVLATAAAVILALLNFLPALSLGPIADGLL